From Sparus aurata chromosome 9, fSpaAur1.1, whole genome shotgun sequence, a single genomic window includes:
- the LOC115587582 gene encoding dehydrogenase/reductase SDR family member on chromosome X isoform X2: MMPRQDGKVAIVTGGGRGIGYEVVRHMARLGAHVIIGGRDEQEGLEAVRRICEEDKEAKVEFMKLDLASLQSVRQFVQSFKERDLPLNILVNNAGVMLVPEGRTDDGFEQHFGVNYLGHFLLTWLLLDTLKDSGKCGYFSRVVNVSSSAHRVGEIRLNDLNSCQCYSAHTAYCHSKLAQLLFSSHLHQELQRGGSPLSSCAVDPGMVDTALYRHLWTPLSLAQSVIARLLFRTPAEGAASVLHAALSPDLEGECGGGYWANGRREMTTPPTFDPQLQLSLWETSLRLLGLH, from the exons TGATGCCCAGACAAGATGGCAAGGTTGCCATAGTgacaggaggaggcaggggaATCGGCTATGAGGTAGTCCGCCACATGGCCAGACTTGGGGCACATGTTATCATAG GTGGGAGGGATGAGCAGGAGGGTCTGGAAGCCGTCAGACGGATCTGTGAAGAGGACAAAGAGGCCAAAG TGGAGTTCATGAAACTGGACCTAGCTTCTTTGCAGTCTGTCCGTCAATTCGTCCAGAGCTTCAAGGAGCGGGACCTGCCGCTAAACATCCTGGTCAATAATG CGGGTGTCATGCTGGTTCCTGAGGGCCGTACTGACGATGGATTTGAGCAGCACTTTGGCGTGAACTATCTAGGCCACTTCCTGTTGACCTGGCTGCTCCTGGACACGCTGAAGGATTCTGGGAAATGTGGCTACTTCTCCCGTGTTGTCAACGTCTCCTCGTCTGCACACCGCGTTGGCGAAATCAGACTAAATGACCTAAATAGCTG ccAGTGTTATTCTGCCCACACTGCTTATTGTCACAGTAAGCTGGCCCAGCTGTTGTTTAGTTCCCACCTCCACCAGGAGCTGCAGCGTGGAGGTTCCCCTCTGAGCTCATGTGCCGTGGATCCTGGCATGGTGGATACTGCACTCTATCGCCACCTCTGGACGCCCCTCAGCCTGGCACAGAGCGTCATCGCTCGTCTGCTTTTCAGG acTCCCGCAGAGGGCGCTGCCTCTGTGCTGCACGCCGCTCTGTCACCGGACCTGGAGGGGGAGTGCGGAGGCGGCTACTGGGCCAATGGGCGTCGGGAGATGACAACACCGCCGACCTTTGACCCCCAGCTGCAGCTGAGCCTCTGGGAGACCAGCCTCCGGTTGTTAGGCCTGCACTAG
- the LOC115587582 gene encoding dehydrogenase/reductase SDR family member on chromosome X isoform X4: MLSAARSQLLPIIRLYLLGLRLVLVQLFSKPFRLQGGRDEQEGLEAVRRICEEDKEAKVEFMKLDLASLQSVRQFVQSFKERDLPLNILVNNAGVMLVPEGRTDDGFEQHFGVNYLGHFLLTWLLLDTLKDSGKCGYFSRVVNVSSSAHRVGEIRLNDLNSCQCYSAHTAYCHSKLAQLLFSSHLHQELQRGGSPLSSCAVDPGMVDTALYRHLWTPLSLAQSVIARLLFRTPAEGAASVLHAALSPDLEGECGGGYWANGRREMTTPPTFDPQLQLSLWETSLRLLGLH; this comes from the exons ATGTTGTCTGCTGCTCGGTCTCAGCTTCTCCCAATTATCAGACTCTACCTGCTCGGGTTGAGGCTTGTGTTGGTGCAGCTGTTCAGCAAGCCGTTCAGGTTGCAAG GTGGGAGGGATGAGCAGGAGGGTCTGGAAGCCGTCAGACGGATCTGTGAAGAGGACAAAGAGGCCAAAG TGGAGTTCATGAAACTGGACCTAGCTTCTTTGCAGTCTGTCCGTCAATTCGTCCAGAGCTTCAAGGAGCGGGACCTGCCGCTAAACATCCTGGTCAATAATG CGGGTGTCATGCTGGTTCCTGAGGGCCGTACTGACGATGGATTTGAGCAGCACTTTGGCGTGAACTATCTAGGCCACTTCCTGTTGACCTGGCTGCTCCTGGACACGCTGAAGGATTCTGGGAAATGTGGCTACTTCTCCCGTGTTGTCAACGTCTCCTCGTCTGCACACCGCGTTGGCGAAATCAGACTAAATGACCTAAATAGCTG ccAGTGTTATTCTGCCCACACTGCTTATTGTCACAGTAAGCTGGCCCAGCTGTTGTTTAGTTCCCACCTCCACCAGGAGCTGCAGCGTGGAGGTTCCCCTCTGAGCTCATGTGCCGTGGATCCTGGCATGGTGGATACTGCACTCTATCGCCACCTCTGGACGCCCCTCAGCCTGGCACAGAGCGTCATCGCTCGTCTGCTTTTCAGG acTCCCGCAGAGGGCGCTGCCTCTGTGCTGCACGCCGCTCTGTCACCGGACCTGGAGGGGGAGTGCGGAGGCGGCTACTGGGCCAATGGGCGTCGGGAGATGACAACACCGCCGACCTTTGACCCCCAGCTGCAGCTGAGCCTCTGGGAGACCAGCCTCCGGTTGTTAGGCCTGCACTAG
- the LOC115587582 gene encoding dehydrogenase/reductase SDR family member on chromosome X isoform X3 — translation MPRQDGKVAIVTGGGRGIGYEVVRHMARLGAHVIIGGRDEQEGLEAVRRICEEDKEAKVEFMKLDLASLQSVRQFVQSFKERDLPLNILVNNAGVMLVPEGRTDDGFEQHFGVNYLGHFLLTWLLLDTLKDSGKCGYFSRVVNVSSSAHRVGEIRLNDLNSCQCYSAHTAYCHSKLAQLLFSSHLHQELQRGGSPLSSCAVDPGMVDTALYRHLWTPLSLAQSVIARLLFRTPAEGAASVLHAALSPDLEGECGGGYWANGRREMTTPPTFDPQLQLSLWETSLRLLGLH, via the exons ATGCCCAGACAAGATGGCAAGGTTGCCATAGTgacaggaggaggcaggggaATCGGCTATGAGGTAGTCCGCCACATGGCCAGACTTGGGGCACATGTTATCATAG GTGGGAGGGATGAGCAGGAGGGTCTGGAAGCCGTCAGACGGATCTGTGAAGAGGACAAAGAGGCCAAAG TGGAGTTCATGAAACTGGACCTAGCTTCTTTGCAGTCTGTCCGTCAATTCGTCCAGAGCTTCAAGGAGCGGGACCTGCCGCTAAACATCCTGGTCAATAATG CGGGTGTCATGCTGGTTCCTGAGGGCCGTACTGACGATGGATTTGAGCAGCACTTTGGCGTGAACTATCTAGGCCACTTCCTGTTGACCTGGCTGCTCCTGGACACGCTGAAGGATTCTGGGAAATGTGGCTACTTCTCCCGTGTTGTCAACGTCTCCTCGTCTGCACACCGCGTTGGCGAAATCAGACTAAATGACCTAAATAGCTG ccAGTGTTATTCTGCCCACACTGCTTATTGTCACAGTAAGCTGGCCCAGCTGTTGTTTAGTTCCCACCTCCACCAGGAGCTGCAGCGTGGAGGTTCCCCTCTGAGCTCATGTGCCGTGGATCCTGGCATGGTGGATACTGCACTCTATCGCCACCTCTGGACGCCCCTCAGCCTGGCACAGAGCGTCATCGCTCGTCTGCTTTTCAGG acTCCCGCAGAGGGCGCTGCCTCTGTGCTGCACGCCGCTCTGTCACCGGACCTGGAGGGGGAGTGCGGAGGCGGCTACTGGGCCAATGGGCGTCGGGAGATGACAACACCGCCGACCTTTGACCCCCAGCTGCAGCTGAGCCTCTGGGAGACCAGCCTCCGGTTGTTAGGCCTGCACTAG
- the LOC115587582 gene encoding dehydrogenase/reductase SDR family member on chromosome X isoform X1 → MLSAARSQLLPIIRLYLLGLRLVLVQLFSKPFRLQVMPRQDGKVAIVTGGGRGIGYEVVRHMARLGAHVIIGGRDEQEGLEAVRRICEEDKEAKVEFMKLDLASLQSVRQFVQSFKERDLPLNILVNNAGVMLVPEGRTDDGFEQHFGVNYLGHFLLTWLLLDTLKDSGKCGYFSRVVNVSSSAHRVGEIRLNDLNSCQCYSAHTAYCHSKLAQLLFSSHLHQELQRGGSPLSSCAVDPGMVDTALYRHLWTPLSLAQSVIARLLFRTPAEGAASVLHAALSPDLEGECGGGYWANGRREMTTPPTFDPQLQLSLWETSLRLLGLH, encoded by the exons ATGTTGTCTGCTGCTCGGTCTCAGCTTCTCCCAATTATCAGACTCTACCTGCTCGGGTTGAGGCTTGTGTTGGTGCAGCTGTTCAGCAAGCCGTTCAGGTTGCAAG TGATGCCCAGACAAGATGGCAAGGTTGCCATAGTgacaggaggaggcaggggaATCGGCTATGAGGTAGTCCGCCACATGGCCAGACTTGGGGCACATGTTATCATAG GTGGGAGGGATGAGCAGGAGGGTCTGGAAGCCGTCAGACGGATCTGTGAAGAGGACAAAGAGGCCAAAG TGGAGTTCATGAAACTGGACCTAGCTTCTTTGCAGTCTGTCCGTCAATTCGTCCAGAGCTTCAAGGAGCGGGACCTGCCGCTAAACATCCTGGTCAATAATG CGGGTGTCATGCTGGTTCCTGAGGGCCGTACTGACGATGGATTTGAGCAGCACTTTGGCGTGAACTATCTAGGCCACTTCCTGTTGACCTGGCTGCTCCTGGACACGCTGAAGGATTCTGGGAAATGTGGCTACTTCTCCCGTGTTGTCAACGTCTCCTCGTCTGCACACCGCGTTGGCGAAATCAGACTAAATGACCTAAATAGCTG ccAGTGTTATTCTGCCCACACTGCTTATTGTCACAGTAAGCTGGCCCAGCTGTTGTTTAGTTCCCACCTCCACCAGGAGCTGCAGCGTGGAGGTTCCCCTCTGAGCTCATGTGCCGTGGATCCTGGCATGGTGGATACTGCACTCTATCGCCACCTCTGGACGCCCCTCAGCCTGGCACAGAGCGTCATCGCTCGTCTGCTTTTCAGG acTCCCGCAGAGGGCGCTGCCTCTGTGCTGCACGCCGCTCTGTCACCGGACCTGGAGGGGGAGTGCGGAGGCGGCTACTGGGCCAATGGGCGTCGGGAGATGACAACACCGCCGACCTTTGACCCCCAGCTGCAGCTGAGCCTCTGGGAGACCAGCCTCCGGTTGTTAGGCCTGCACTAG